In Eulemur rufifrons isolate Redbay chromosome 2, OSU_ERuf_1, whole genome shotgun sequence, the sequence TCTCACATGAAAGGACTGGATGAAACTAGTCACTGCACAGTGCGTTAGAGGAACAAGCGCCATAgagctgtttttttcttccttccttcctgcctccctccctccctccttccttcctttttcttccttccttcctccctcccttcctttcttttcctttccccctccctccctcccttcctccttccctccttcccttcctttctttctttctttttgatggcACCATTGTAGCTCTCATTTTGAATCAGTAACAGTCATTATCCATATGAGCAAAGGTGTTTACATACAGATTGGACTCTATATTGAATATAATTAAGAGCCATGTCAGATCATCAAAATATTCCCAACCATGACAATCTGAATTGGTTACTTGGTGGACCGACTATGGCtttcaaaaaaatccaaatggcAGTTGGATCTTTAATATGGACCTTGTAAAGACAACTCTGGAAACCTACACCTGAGAACATGGAGGTGAAGTAGTTGGTGGTGATTTAGAGGACACTCTTGATTGGTACgacaaagaatcaggaaaatgagCCACATGAAGGTGTCCACACAGCCCATATGAATCTGTCTGCCCATATCATGCCTCCAAAATCTGACTAATACCTTCTTCACTTCTGCCTTCCAACTTTCCTGGAAGTTAGGCTACTGGTGCAGCCTAGTAGAATTCAACTAATGTAGaatcataaaagaaacaaattctggAAAGTCTAGTTCCCAATGTTACCCACATTGACAACACAATCCATGAATGGCATCCCCCATTTTAGATTTTATTGTCCTATCACAGCTCGCTCCTTATCCCAAAATCAAGTATATAAATAACAGCTAGAATAAATTACAAAGAGTAAATGGTAACAGatgaaaataatacttttcaTGAGAATATAGTCTATGATAAGctttacacatatataaataggAGCCAGCTCTTTATTAGGAAGGAAAGTGGAATTAACTTCTTTGtgccatggggaaaaaaaaatggttgttcCCATAAAAATGGTATATAATAGGTAAGAAAATCATGAACTTGCTAAATGAGGCCAGTACGtgtatgccaacatttattaacaAAGACTTCTTTTTTCAACAGCCCTCAATCACAGAACAATTAAACAACCATATAAAAATTCAACGTACCTGAATAtcagaaataacatttaaattcacACACGGATTACACACTTcaaaatggaaagacaaaaatTGTATTAACTGACCTAAAACAACACTTTCTATTAAACTCATGCACAATGCTTTAAGATTACTTACAGAATTATATCAACACAATGTTTCTTTGTGAGAGTAAGAATTAAATATCCATAGTCCAGAACTATTTTAAGTATGAGCCACTAATGAACACCATCTAATACTTCTATATTTCTTTAAGGTTGTATAATTTCTGGGGCATTATAAATGAATTGGTGTGCATGAGGCTTTTCATATTATAAGATTTTGCTACATTAGGCGTTTTCAAATGACATTGAAAGTATTGTTAAAATTGAAAACCTTCCTGCGTTTTTCACATTTAGAGGGTTTTgatccagtgtgtatttttacATATTGTTGTAAGCATGTGGGCCCACTAAAGACCTTGGGACGTTGCTTATATTCAAGAGCTTTTTCTCTTCTATGTGTTCTTTCATGGCTTCAAATTGAGCTAAAATgactaaaggctttcccacactccTTACATTTACAGGGGTTCTTTCCGCTATGCAGTCTTACATGTGATAGAAAGACTGTGTGATGATAAAACCTTTCCCACGTTCTTTACATAGGATTTCTCCAAATATGGGTTCCTTTCAAAAGTATTTGGTTTTTCTCCATGATGAGTTCTTTCATGTACTTGAAAGGAACTAGAACAACTGAAGCTTTTActacatttcttatatttatagcGTTTCTCTCTAGTATGAGTTCTTTCACATGTTGGATAGTAAGTGAAGCTAGTGAAGATTTTACCGCGCTGTACACTCAGGGGTTTCTTTTCCAGTGTGAGCTCTTTATGTCTTTGAAGGTTACTGCAACAGTAGAATATTTTCCCACAGTCTTTATATTCATAGGTTTTCTCTCCAGTCGACTTCTTCCTTGTATTCAAAATTAAAAGGAACTAAGAGATTTCccacattgtttacatttatatggtttctctcctccAGTAAGCGCTCGCATGTATTCAAAAGCAGTGGTGAtaactgaaggctttcccacactaATTACATTTAAATGGCTTCTTTCCAGTATGATTTTTTCCCATATATTAAAAAGGCACTGACACAATTTAATGCTTTCCCACATTGCTTACATTCAAAAAGTTTTTTCTATTTAGTGTGAGTACTTTCGTGTATTTGCAATGAATTTGGAACATCAAATTTCCCACATATATTTATAAGGTCCACCTCCAGTGTGCCATCATATGTTTTTGAAAGCTTGCACGGCAAAAGTAGccttttccacattccttacattcatagggcttcTGTCTAGTATGAGTTCTTTCATGCATTCGAAAGGAACTGGAAGATCTAAAGGCTTTACCACACTGTTTACATTCAAAGGGCTTCTCACCAGTGTGAATCATTTCATGTGTTCTGAAGGAGTTTAGAtaactgaaggctttcccacactccTGACATtgatagggtttctctccagtatgaattctttcaTGTATTCGGATAGACGTGGATGAAACAAAAGCTTTACCACAAtgtttacattcatagggtttctctccagtgtgactTCTTTCGTGTATTCGAAATGGACTCACAGAATGAAACGGTTTCCCACATACCTTACATTTATAAGGTCCCTCTCCAGTGTGCTTTATCATGTGCCTTCGAAAACTTGGGATACAACTGAAGGTTtccccacattccttacattcatagggtttttctccagtgtgagtcCTTTCATGTATTCGAAAGGTACTGATAGATCTAAAGGCTTTACCACACTGTTTGCATTCaaaaggtttctctccagtgtgaatccTTTCATGTAATCGAAGGGAGGGGAGAtaactgaaggctttcccacattgcttacatgcataaggtttctctccagtatgagttcTTTCATGTATTCGTAAAGATGGGGAAGAAACAAAAGCTTTATTACACTGcttacatttatagggtttctctccagtgtgggtTCTTTCATGTACTTGAAATGAACTCAGAGAATGAAAAGGTTTCCCACACACCTTACATTTATAAGGTCCATCTCCAGTATGCTTTACCATGTGTCTTCGAACACTTGTGACACAagtgaaggctttcccacattccttacattcatagggtttctctccagtgtgactTCGTTCGTGTGTTCGAAATCTACTGGGATAATCAAAGGCTTTCCCACACACTTTACATTTATATGGTATATATCCACTGTGCGTTATCATGTGTCTTCTAATTCttttgagagaaaagaaagttttcccacattccttacaatcatagagtttctctccagtgtgaataaTTTCAGGTGTTCGAAAGGGGTGGTGGGAGCTGAAGGCTTTCCAACACTGGTCACGTGTATGTGGCTTCTCTCCATATTTCTGATATTCATTCGGTTCATGTTCAGGGTGATCTCTGATGTGCGTACTAAGGGATGACTGACCCATGCCTACTTCTCCACACACACTGCTTTCACATGGTTTTACTCTAGGAGTTTTCTTGCTCAGATTATGATTTGAAATCTGGCTAAAAATTCCTCCACACTGACTACCTTCTTTACTTTGACACAGTCTCTCCACTGTATGACTTCTGTAAAGAATAAGAAGCACATtactaagtatttatttattaatggtTTGTATTAATAGCTATTAGACTTACATTTTTAACATTATCATGGAAAGTGTAGACTTGATGGCATGTCTGATTTGTTTGAACATGAGTGGATTCAATGCTCTGCAAGAGGGCTCGACCACAGCTATTATACAGTGATATTTATATACAGAGTGTCTTAATTCTGTTTCCAAGTAAAAATTTTTTGCAAACACTGAACATCTGTTTACATGTAAGCATTATGTTTTTGGAGAAAATTTTcctatagaaaataaatttgaagctAAACTTATCCATCttgtttgcctgtttttaaaatttcaggacATGCTAAGATACCGTCAAATGAATTTTCTATGTGAGGGCAAATTACCTTAGATTTCTCCCTTGGTGTTTGTAGCGATCTTCAATGTtctggtctttccatttttttcctaaaacacaaaCCCAGAAAAATCATTATGAATTagtacaaaattatataaaaattattagattctAAGTTCATGGCACATTGTGactatgcttggcttatttcccAAAGTATTCTCTCTCCATGTTTCCAATTATGGAGCAGTGTCAATACATAAGAAACACTGGCTCCCTAATTCGCTAAGTGATGAACTGAAATAATCTTTACCTATAGAGGACAGGTTCCTGATGGTTTCCCGCATCACATCTCTGTAGAGATTCTTCTGGGAAGGCTCCAGCAAAGCCCACTCCTCCTGCGTGAAGCTCACGGCCACTTCCTCAAAGGCCACTGAGTCCTGAAACGCCCCACATACGTGTAGAGAAGAATGGGTGAGACTGACAGCAATGCAGCTCTATAGTCAATTCATAAAAAGTTCACATTATACTGTAGTCTCCAAACATTCATTCCATGACTTGGTCCTCAGACTCTTACTCTATGTTCACATGCACTTCCTCCTACACAGCAACTATGATACTAGAATTAATCTCTGGGTGAAGCAATAGCAATATATGAACACGCCTCTCATTGGTGGTTCCAGGGAGTAATATGTGCTTTCTGGGTCACACCCTGTCACATCCTGTCTTTACAGTGGACTTTGAAGCACCTGTCATAACAAAGTTGTACCATTTAATGTGCAGAAGAGAGTTTATATTAGCAGTTCTAAGACTGTGTATCCTTAAAAACACCTCCTCAAGATGTTCATCCATTGCTGGTATCTAGGTATTGGGAGAGGGCCTCCACCAACCCATATGATAAGAGTAGCTTGGTGATCCTAAACTGTTTATGAAAaaatatggtaatttttttttttttttttttttttttgagacagagtctcactctcttgcctggggtagagtgccgtggcgacagcctagctcacagcaacctcaaactcctgggctcaggccatcctcctgcctcagcctcccaggtagctgcgactacaggcatgcgccaccatgcccggctaatttttttctatttttggttgtttggctaatttctttctctttttagtagagacagggtctcactcttgctcaggctggtcgaaaactcctgaggtcaagcaaccctcccgcctcagcctcccagagtgctaggattacaggcgtgagccaccgcgcccggcctaaatatgataatttttgatctcctgttttccttctccGAGTTTTGTAACCAGTTCtataagcaaaaaaatattttctcaagaaTGTTTTTAGTTCCCTCGTATTTCAAATGAGGGaactaaaaacattttcagtgtTCACATTATGGCTGGGGCTGGCAGCTCTAAGTGGCCTTGACAGCAACATTTATCTCAGCATTGGTAACTTAACAGCTACAGTCTCAATTAGgcagaaaatagacaaagaacTTTTTAGCAAAATTTGCTCACCAGAACTTTATAACTTTCTGTTGTACTGATATATTCTCTTTTGAGTTCCTTTGGCAGGAACAGTGAAACCTCCTACAAAGTCTCACACCACCTGCTTGTCCGGAAAAGACAAGATAAGCGATGCTTCACCACAGACTGTGCCCGAAGACCCACTGAGCCTGCACACAAGGCTGAAAGAACAACCAATATTAACTCCTAgctcattataatactaaaatctcCACCCTGGGAGGGACTTATCTGCCATTTTTTGATTATGAGATGTACGTACTACCATGATTTCTCACTGCACTTGCATGCTCTGCACTCTACCCCAAAACACAATAATGCGTCACAGTCctcatgcattatttattttgcctGCAAAAAATCCCCCTAACCCTGTTGGTAGGAGAGGCAGATTTAAGACAGTTCATACCTCCCCATTCCTATTGATACATCCATGGAAATAAATCCTTTCCTCTTAACAATCCTTGCTGTCTCaataattggctttctgtgtggctGGCAACATTGAACCCCCCTTTTAGGTTCGGTAacagtttgggatttttttacaTGCACAACTCAGGGTGACTACGTGATGAGCTCCTCCCAAAGCACTCTAGGTACCCAATCTCTAATGAGTTTCTCtggtaaaaaatatttcacatgttGTCAGAACTTGTTAGTTGAGAAATCAAGCCCATCTTTTGTGACTACAGTAACAGAGAACGTTTTCAAGCTGCATTTTCTGTCTCCCTGTAAGGTAccaaaccaaactgtaatcccACCTCCTGGGAACCCCTTACTCAAGGCTTCTTAGGTTTCTGTCACTCATAGTCTGCTCAGAATGAacctatttattttaaagagtttggtTTTTTCCCATTAACAAATCACAACGCctcagccaggcgcagtggctcatacctgtaatcctagcactttgggaggccaaggcaggaggatcacttgagataagaagtttgagaccagcctgagcaagaacaagactccatctctactaaaaataaaaaaattagccgagctgGTAATGCACCTGTattccagctattcaggaggctgaggcaggaggatcgctcaagcccaggaatttgaggttacagttagctataatttttaagaagataagGGAGGGACTAGGGACCCCACAGACCACAGCCCCTCCCATGCACAACTCCCACACACTGAGTGGGGACCCTCCCCCAGTAAGGTTGAGCATCAAAGGACTGGCTTCCAGTCACACCTGATTGGATAAgctccacccaccccagccccttaTTGTGATGCAGCTCCAGACTCCGCCCCCTGAGGCTTGAGAAGAGCTAAGACACGTGACTGGAGGGAGCCAAACTCATTCTAGAACACAGCGCTAGGCAAGGGCGGGCCTTCTTTCAGAACCCAATCCTTAATGTCCCCTCCAAACATCTCCCCTGAGCCTTCTTCCTCTGAGCAAAGAAGGGACAGTCCTCAGGGGGTCTGGACAACAGGAATCATCCTtgactctcttctctccttcactcCAGTGTAAGTTCTGCAAGTGCTACCACTTCTGGGTACCAATTTCTGCCCTACTTCAGGGCGCtacaacaaaaatatcataaacttggtagcttaaacaacaaacatttatttctcacaggtctggaTGCTAAGAAGTCCAAGATTCAGAGTCTGGTAAGAGCCtgttttctggttcatagacagctgtCTTGAAGTGTGATTACAAGGCAGGCAGCAAAAGCAAGCTTTCTGGGGACTGTACGAATCCAATCCCATTCTTGAGGCTCCACGCTCATAATCTAATCTAATCCTAAATAACTCCCCGGGATGCCATTTCCTAATACTGTCACATTAGTGAATTAggttaaaacaaataaatctgGGGCAGACATAAGCATTCAGTGTCTAACAGGTTTGTTTTTacttgagttttaagagttctccAAATATTCTGCATACTAATCCCTTATAAGATATATGATTTGGAGATAATTTCTCCTAATCTATGTGTTGCCCTGTTACTCTGTTGATTCTATCTTTTGATGCCAAAAGTTTTGAATTTCCCTgcagtccaatttatttattttgtctcttgTTACTCATGCCTTTAGTGTCATATACAGGAAATCATTGCGAAATCCAGTGTCATAAAGCTTTTACCCTATGCTTtcatctaagagttttatagatttaggaCTTAcacttaggtctttgatccactttgagttaatttttgcatatggcgTTAGGTAAGGGTATAACTTCATTCTGTTGTATGTGGATGTCCatttttcccagcatcattttttAGAAAACACTATCCTTCTCATGGAATGGTATTGGCACCTTgacaaaaattatttgatattacAAGCAAAGGTATATTTCTGTGATCTCTAccttgttccattggtctatatgtctgtctttatgccagtatcaaACTTTTATTACTACAGCTTtgcagtaaattttgaaatcaggaagtacgAGTCCACCAAATTTGTCCTTGTTTTACAAGACTGTTTTGTCTATTCAGAGTCCCTTGAGatgccatatgaattttaagatgggtatttctatgtttatttctgtaaaaaacaTCAATGAGTTTTGATAGGCACTGTGGTGAATCTGTACATTGTTTTGGATAGTATCTACATGTTAACCACACTAACTCTTCCATTCCTGATACGTAGGATgtcttcttaaattattttcatcaatattgtgtaattttaaatgtacaagtcttttgcctccttgattaaacaaaattctgttttttatttttgatacaactgaaaatggaattgttttcctaatttccatCTTGGATTGTTCAATGCCAGCATATAGATATGAAACTAATTTTTGCATGTTACTTTTGTATCCTGCTACTTTGCTGAAGTGtcctacaaatagaaaaattagccgggtattttggcatgtgcctgtagtcccagctacttgggaggctcaggcaggaggatggcctgagcccaggaatttgaggttgcagtgagctatgaagatgccccTGCAcactagctggggtgacagagccagactctgtctcaaaaaaaaaaaaaaaaaagaatgtccacTCCTgctacttttattcaacatagtatcgAATGTTCTAGCAAGGGCAATTGGGCTAGGTAAAAAAAGGCAttcagattgaaaaggaagaaggaagattaTCTCTAGTTACAGATCATATGATACTATATAGAGAAAATGCTAAGAAATCCAGTAACAAACCACTAGAACTATAAATCAGTTCAACAAGATTGAAGGCACAAAATTAAACTGCATAAGTCAATTGTTTTTCCATACACTTGCAATGaagtatttcaaaacacaattaaGAAAACAAGTACATTTACAGTAGCactccaaaagaataaaatacataggaataaatttaacaaaagaagtctAGAAATTTATACtcttaaataaaactataaaccatATTGAAAAGCTGAAAATCTAAATAGATGGAAAATCATCCCATCTTCATGGATCACAAggcttaatattattaagatggtGACACTTCCCAAGATAATCTgcacattcaatgcaatccttatcagaATTCCAGGTGACTAACTTGTTAAAATTgaaaagttgattctaaaattcacttGGGCTGGGCAtgccggtggctcacacctgtaatcccaacactttgggaggcaggaggatcacttgaggccaggactagtgtgggcaatatagcgagaccctgtctctattaaaaa encodes:
- the LOC138400318 gene encoding zinc finger protein 136, whose product is MDSVAFEEVAVSFTQEEWALLEPSQKNLYRDVMRETIRNLSSIGKKWKDQNIEDRYKHQGRNLRSHTVERLCQSKEGSQCGGIFSQISNHNLSKKTPRVKPCESSVCGEVGMGQSSLSTHIRDHPEHEPNEYQKYGEKPHTRDQCWKAFSSHHPFRTPEIIHTGEKLYDCKECGKTFFSLKRIRRHMITHSGYIPYKCKVCGKAFDYPSRFRTHERSHTGEKPYECKECGKAFTCVTSVRRHMVKHTGDGPYKCKVCGKPFHSLSSFQVHERTHTGEKPYKCKQCNKAFVSSPSLRIHERTHTGEKPYACKQCGKAFSYLPSLRLHERIHTGEKPFECKQCGKAFRSISTFRIHERTHTGEKPYECKECGETFSCIPSFRRHMIKHTGEGPYKCKVCGKPFHSVSPFRIHERSHTGEKPYECKHCGKAFVSSTSIRIHERIHTGEKPYQCQECGKAFSYLNSFRTHEMIHTGEKPFECKQCGKAFRSSSSFRMHERTHTRQKPYECKECGKGYFCRASFQKHMMAHWRWTL